TGTTGTACATCCACATCCAGATTTCTGCATAAGTTCTCATCTCTTTTATGCTTTCAAATAGGTGAACATTTAAAAATTCGGTCCGAAAAGTCCTGTTAAACCGTTCAATGAGTGAGTTTTGGGTAGGTTTTCCCGGTTGAATAAAATGCAGTTCTATGTTCTGGTTGTTACACCAGTTTTTCAGTTTTTCGGCAATAAACTCCGGGCCATTATCCACTCTTATTTTTTCGGGTTTCCCTCGCCATTCTATGAGTTTTTCCAACTCAGCAATCACCCTTGCAGAAGGCAAACTTGTATCTATACTGATATTTAAAACCTCTCTGTTAAAGTCGTCAATAACATTCAAACTTCTCACGCTTTTTCCGTTTTCAAGCGTATCGTGCATAAAGTCCATGCTCCATGTGACATTGGGATAAATGGGACGTAAAAGTGGCTCTTTTATCCTTGCAGCAAGACGTTTCTTGCGTTTGTTTCTTAGATTAAGTTTCATCGAAGTATAGATTCTGTAAACACGCTTATGATTCCAACCGAATCCTAAGTTCCGCAACCGGTGGTGCATCGTCCAAAATCCCCAAGTCTCGTGCTCTTCTGCAAGCAAAGCCAATTGTGCACGGATCTCATCATCTTTACTTTTACGTATTTTCCTGTAATAAAAAACAGAAGTTTGTAGACTGAAAACCTGACACGCCCTGCGAAAACTCATCTGATGAGTTTCTTTTGAATACAACACCAGATCCCGCTTTTCGCAAGGCGTCAAAGCTTTTTTTCTATGACATCTTTTAAAACTACATTTTCCAAAGTAAGCTCTGCCACAATTTTTTTGTACTGTGAGAGTTGCTTTTCCAGCTCTTTGAGTTGAGCTAACTGATGAGCTTCCATACCGCCATATTTGCTTTTCCAATTATAAAAAGTTCCCTGGCTAATCCCATGCTCACGGCAAATATCATTAACGGATTTCCCCGCGTTTTGTTCAGACAAAATCTTGATGATCCGAACTTCTGTAAATTTACTCTGTTTCATTCTCTTCCAAATTTAAAAACTATAATTTTAAATGATCCAGTTTTTGGGGAAGATTACATAAGCTCTAGAAAAGAGAAAGCAACCAGAAGAGTATTTTTGTTTTTCTTTTCCCAAAATGATCGGTTAATAAATATGAGAAACAATAGATAATAAAGCTTAAAAGCCAAAATATCAATTATCTTAAAGCATTATTACAAAAGATTTAAAAATTTATTTATGATATTATCAAAAATCATATTGTTATTGCTAATTACTACTATAACTTTTAAATCCCAGGAAAAGTTTATTAGATATGATGAATCTTATTTAAAAGGTTTAGGCTATGATAATGATATAACTGAGAATGTGGAGGAAAAAGTATTTAAGGACAGATTTGAGTACTTAAATCTAAATACTCCATTGTCTATTGAATATAATACTATAACATATACATACGTAAAAAAATATTTGTCTTATAAATGGACAGGAAAAATAATTGGACTGTCTGCTTATTATTTTCCATTATTTGAAAAAAAACTTGCACAATATGGAATGCCTTTAGAATTGAAATATTTAGCAGTTGTTGAAAGCGCATTAAATCCACGAGCAGAATCATGGGCAGGAGCTAAAGGCCTTTGGCAGTTTATGACCAGTACCGGTTCACAATATGGAATTAAACAAAATCAATACATTAATATTTTTTACGATCCAGTAGGAAATACAGATTCTGCAGTTAGATACTTAAAGGATTTATATTTACAATTCGGCGATTGGAATTTGGCAATATCTGCCTATAATTGTGGGCTGGGGAATGTGAGAAAAGCAGTTAAAAAAGCCGGGAGTAAAAATTACTGGAAGGTTAGACCATTTTTACCAAAAGAAACACAAGCATACGTACCTTCATTCATTGCTGTAAACTACCTTTTTAACTTCTACAAATATCATAATATTAAGCCCTCCTATTTCCGCTATTCTTTTGAAGATATGCAGATCATAAAAGTTAATGAAACTACAACATTAGAAGCTTTAGGAAAGAATTTTAATTATGATTTACTAAAATTTGCCAATCCACAATTTACTACTTCATTGGTGCCTAAAGGTTCAATTGTATATGTTATAAATAAATAAAATCATTTAAGTACAGTTTTCCAAAATTTATTACTCCTGGTTTTAAAAGAACTTCGTACGCAAATATTGCGTTGTTTTGTAATGCAAATAAAATCACATCTGAAAAAATTTGTTGTTTAACAAATTTTTTTTTCAATAAGCGATAAGCCATTATACCTTTAAAATGCATTCACCCATTAAAAAGGTATTCATTTTATCTTAAACTCTTATCGTATTGTCCTCCGGTGAAATTTTCCGGCCGTCACTTCCTAAGTCTCCTCGTTTTTTCAAAACGCTGGCCGTTCGTTGCTCCTTAGTTTAAAATTTTGCGGAAAGTCGTACACAAAATTGGGCCAAAAGAATGGTTGTA
This genomic stretch from Chryseobacterium shandongense harbors:
- a CDS encoding lytic transglycosylase domain-containing protein, which encodes MILSKIILLLLITTITFKSQEKFIRYDESYLKGLGYDNDITENVEEKVFKDRFEYLNLNTPLSIEYNTITYTYVKKYLSYKWTGKIIGLSAYYFPLFEKKLAQYGMPLELKYLAVVESALNPRAESWAGAKGLWQFMTSTGSQYGIKQNQYINIFYDPVGNTDSAVRYLKDLYLQFGDWNLAISAYNCGLGNVRKAVKKAGSKNYWKVRPFLPKETQAYVPSFIAVNYLFNFYKYHNIKPSYFRYSFEDMQIIKVNETTTLEALGKNFNYDLLKFANPQFTTSLVPKGSIVYVINK